In Desulfosediminicola ganghwensis, a single window of DNA contains:
- a CDS encoding ornithine cyclodeaminase family protein: protein MQGNTIRYFSGKDIRQILSMEKCIEAMKIAFSALSSDQAVVPVRSRLELEADNGNALFMPSYMPGLHRVGLKTVTNHKENSTKGLPIVHAMMMLFDSSNGEPLAIMDGEALTALRTGAGSGLATSYLARKDAKVVSIFGPGAQGEAQLEAVCAVRSIEQAYVFGRNQKKSEDFARKMAETLNISVLVADSMEYLEASDIVCTATPSSTPLFDDKHIRPGTHINAVGAYKTDMIEIPPATVARATVVVDQRAACLAEAGDIVQPIMSGLIAESHIHAELGQLANGTLPARQSEQEITFFKSVGVAVQDLVAADLLLKSALETGEGLELNL from the coding sequence ATGCAAGGTAATACCATACGCTATTTTTCGGGCAAAGATATCAGGCAAATCCTGAGCATGGAAAAGTGTATTGAGGCAATGAAGATCGCCTTCAGTGCACTCAGCAGTGATCAGGCGGTTGTGCCGGTTCGCTCAAGGCTGGAACTTGAGGCTGATAACGGCAATGCGCTATTTATGCCATCCTACATGCCGGGTTTGCATAGAGTTGGCCTTAAAACAGTCACGAATCACAAAGAAAACAGCACTAAAGGCTTACCTATTGTTCATGCCATGATGATGCTATTTGATTCAAGCAATGGTGAGCCACTGGCAATTATGGATGGAGAAGCTTTAACCGCTTTGAGAACCGGTGCCGGTTCTGGATTGGCGACCAGTTATCTTGCACGAAAAGATGCTAAAGTGGTTTCTATATTCGGCCCCGGGGCCCAGGGAGAAGCTCAGCTTGAGGCTGTATGCGCTGTTAGGTCGATAGAGCAAGCATATGTGTTTGGCAGGAATCAAAAAAAGTCTGAGGACTTTGCCAGGAAAATGGCAGAAACGCTTAACATCAGTGTGCTGGTTGCGGATTCGATGGAATATCTTGAAGCCTCTGACATTGTTTGCACCGCTACGCCGTCTTCAACGCCTCTTTTTGATGATAAGCATATCAGGCCTGGAACCCATATCAATGCAGTTGGTGCGTATAAAACTGATATGATCGAAATCCCCCCTGCCACCGTTGCCAGGGCAACGGTGGTCGTGGATCAAAGAGCCGCGTGTCTTGCCGAGGCTGGCGACATTGTTCAACCAATTATGTCGGGACTTATCGCTGAGAGCCACATTCATGCCGAACTCGGTCAACTCGCAAATGGAACACTTCCAGCTCGACAAAGTGAGCAGGAGATAACATTTTTCAAATCTGTAGGGGTAGCGGTTCAAGATCTGGTAGCCGCTGACCTCCTTTTGAAAAGCGCCCTGGAAACCGGTGAGGGGCTTGAATTGAACCTGTAG
- a CDS encoding TRAP transporter large permease: MIFIALIILVFCLIIGVPVPVSFMASAAWLIFFGGPGGEGYAASQLLPYGYAQMNSVSLLAIALFIAAGGIMERGKIGEKLIDFVDVFVGHLKGGLGIVATISCAIVGSICGAACATLSCVGSIMIPRFEAEGYPRGLVAALLANASLLGLLIPPNATLIIFAWISGQSVLACFLATVIPGFITIILICSANRWLLRKNTEVLAAAKTDRTTADKVRLFQTRGKQALPALMLPFIVLGGIYGGIMTTTEASAMAVLYAIPVGMFVYKGLTLKGTYKIIVETAVTTGVIMVMLYSVAMLSRLYILEDLPGVLLGVFYAVSSDPLMIMFMINIFLVIMGMLMDDISVVVLTTPILMPIIIELGFNPIHYAAIVGVNTGLGCITPPAAPVLYLSGRLGGAPIDEMMRPCLWFIVLCWVPVLFVTVFFPKISLFLPHFIMGVPW; encoded by the coding sequence ATGATTTTTATAGCCCTGATAATCCTCGTATTTTGTCTGATTATTGGTGTACCTGTGCCAGTAAGCTTTATGGCCTCTGCGGCCTGGTTGATTTTCTTCGGCGGTCCAGGTGGAGAAGGGTATGCCGCCTCGCAGCTGCTACCCTACGGTTATGCTCAGATGAATTCCGTTTCACTCCTTGCTATCGCTCTTTTTATCGCCGCAGGCGGCATTATGGAACGAGGCAAGATTGGTGAGAAACTTATTGATTTTGTCGATGTTTTTGTAGGTCACCTAAAGGGTGGACTGGGAATAGTAGCTACAATCTCCTGTGCAATTGTTGGCTCAATCTGTGGCGCTGCATGTGCGACCCTTTCCTGTGTCGGCTCCATCATGATTCCGCGTTTTGAGGCAGAAGGATACCCGAGAGGTCTTGTTGCCGCTCTGTTGGCCAACGCCTCCCTCCTGGGTTTACTCATACCGCCGAACGCTACCCTTATTATCTTTGCCTGGATCAGTGGCCAATCAGTTCTGGCCTGTTTCCTGGCAACAGTAATTCCTGGATTTATTACTATCATTCTGATCTGTTCAGCGAATCGCTGGTTGCTGCGAAAAAATACTGAAGTATTGGCTGCAGCTAAAACAGACAGAACTACCGCAGACAAAGTTCGACTTTTCCAAACCAGAGGAAAGCAGGCATTGCCGGCACTCATGCTGCCGTTTATCGTGCTCGGCGGTATTTACGGCGGTATTATGACGACCACCGAGGCGTCGGCGATGGCAGTTCTCTACGCAATCCCAGTCGGCATGTTTGTCTATAAAGGGCTTACACTGAAAGGTACCTATAAGATTATCGTAGAAACCGCAGTGACCACAGGCGTTATTATGGTAATGCTCTATTCTGTTGCCATGCTGAGCCGGTTGTATATCCTTGAAGATTTGCCGGGTGTATTGCTTGGGGTGTTTTATGCTGTTTCAAGTGATCCGCTGATGATTATGTTCATGATTAATATCTTTCTGGTAATCATGGGCATGTTGATGGATGACATCAGTGTTGTTGTACTTACAACTCCTATTCTGATGCCAATCATTATTGAGTTGGGCTTTAACCCCATTCACTATGCTGCGATTGTCGGTGTTAATACCGGTCTCGGTTGCATTACTCCACCTGCGGCACCAGTTCTTTATCTCTCTGGACGATTAGGTGGTGCACCAATCGACGAGATGATGAGACCATGCTTATGGTTTATTGTATTGTGTTGGGTCCCGGTACTTTTCGTAACGGTATTTTTCCCTAAAATCTCTCTGTTCCTGCCCCATTTCATCATGGGCGTACCGTGGTAG
- a CDS encoding TRAP transporter small permease, protein MSDNKIETQCTNTSDCINLFNAPRNLFDRIAIGSFSAICFAATAALTLIICAATFFRYVVQGDLYGYEEWVKILAFWLYFLGAAIGAYNRTHVSADLVNAYLSYGTLKNSLIFLRNLITVSVCLLFVWYGWEFFMFGYAGPLGTGIAIPKTTVWRIPFWVGYLSVFLGLAFMAYYFMRDLIQSARALFRRAR, encoded by the coding sequence GTGTCAGATAACAAAATAGAAACTCAATGCACTAACACTTCTGATTGCATAAATCTTTTTAATGCCCCAAGAAATCTTTTTGACCGGATAGCTATTGGTTCATTCTCCGCTATTTGCTTCGCGGCCACTGCAGCTCTGACCTTGATTATTTGTGCCGCGACCTTTTTCCGCTATGTCGTGCAAGGTGACCTGTACGGATATGAGGAATGGGTTAAAATTCTGGCTTTCTGGCTCTATTTTCTCGGTGCAGCCATCGGCGCCTATAATCGCACTCACGTTTCAGCAGATCTTGTAAATGCGTACCTGTCATACGGAACACTTAAAAACTCATTGATATTCCTGAGGAACTTGATAACTGTCAGCGTTTGCCTCCTTTTTGTCTGGTACGGCTGGGAATTCTTCATGTTTGGTTACGCTGGTCCGCTCGGAACTGGAATTGCTATTCCTAAAACCACCGTATGGAGGATACCTTTCTGGGTTGGCTATCTTTCCGTCTTCCTGGGGCTTGCTTTTATGGCTTACTACTTCATGAGAGATCTTATTCAAAGCGCCCGTGCACTTTTCAGGAGGGCAAGATAA
- a CDS encoding L-serine ammonia-lyase, iron-sulfur-dependent, subunit alpha — protein MHIPSILNDVIGPVMRGPSSSHSAAAVRIGQIGKELMGGELDKVTVRFDLSGSLPTTYISQGSDMGLCGGLLGFTADDARLVNYKEELQKSGLTITYINDNFGDPHPNTYNLSLRNGKEQHHMVAISLGGGMIELIAIDDVPISFYGDSHAIVIWTDSADSELLELLNDANIEHITGNNSDETICFARQETPFDGVFLEKLSSLSSVSKVRPLSPVLPILTSTKTSVPFANALELSGYADKHGITDLADLALHYESQRGNVSQEDVLAQMTDIVEILEKSIQSGLQGTDYEDRILGYQSGMYLKCEAAGTLLDLGVLNRVIPYVTALMEVKSSLGVIVAAPTAGSCGGLPGTVIAAADSMNLDRHAKVRALLAAGAIGVLVATKSTFSAEICGCQAECGVSSGMIAAAMVSMMGGNYNTSLAAASIALQNSFGMVCDPVANRVEVPCLGKNILAASNGLSAANIALAGFDHVVDFDDVVQTMDAVGRAIPHELRCTGLGGLSLTPVSQKLDQRLN, from the coding sequence ATGCATATCCCAAGCATACTGAACGATGTCATAGGACCTGTTATGCGTGGCCCTTCGAGTTCACACAGTGCTGCGGCAGTGCGCATTGGCCAAATTGGCAAAGAGCTGATGGGCGGAGAACTCGACAAAGTGACTGTTCGTTTTGACCTGTCCGGCTCTCTACCAACTACTTACATTTCACAAGGTTCTGACATGGGGCTCTGTGGCGGTTTATTAGGTTTTACAGCCGATGATGCTCGCCTTGTCAATTATAAAGAAGAGTTACAAAAATCAGGATTGACCATCACATATATCAACGACAACTTCGGCGATCCGCATCCCAACACTTACAACCTCAGCCTTCGAAATGGGAAGGAACAGCACCACATGGTGGCGATATCTCTAGGTGGAGGGATGATTGAATTAATAGCTATCGACGACGTGCCGATATCCTTTTACGGCGATAGCCACGCTATCGTTATCTGGACCGATTCAGCTGATTCAGAATTGCTGGAATTGTTAAACGACGCCAATATAGAGCACATTACCGGCAATAACAGTGATGAGACTATCTGCTTTGCCCGACAGGAAACACCTTTTGACGGTGTATTCCTCGAAAAACTTTCCAGTTTGAGCAGTGTCTCAAAGGTCAGGCCACTTTCTCCGGTTCTGCCTATTCTCACCTCCACGAAAACGTCTGTACCTTTTGCCAACGCTCTTGAACTTTCAGGTTATGCGGATAAACATGGAATAACCGATCTTGCCGACCTGGCACTTCATTATGAATCGCAACGCGGCAACGTCAGTCAGGAAGACGTTCTTGCCCAAATGACTGATATTGTCGAAATACTCGAAAAATCAATTCAAAGCGGTTTGCAGGGTACCGATTATGAAGACAGAATACTTGGCTACCAATCAGGCATGTATCTCAAATGTGAAGCTGCAGGCACCTTGCTGGATCTCGGAGTGCTCAACCGGGTCATACCGTATGTTACAGCTTTAATGGAAGTTAAAAGTTCACTCGGAGTTATAGTCGCTGCACCCACTGCCGGCTCCTGCGGTGGGCTGCCAGGAACAGTTATAGCTGCTGCAGACTCTATGAATCTGGACAGACATGCAAAAGTCAGGGCACTCCTTGCTGCTGGTGCCATAGGAGTACTTGTTGCAACCAAGAGCACATTCTCTGCCGAAATTTGTGGCTGCCAGGCTGAGTGCGGCGTCTCCTCCGGCATGATCGCTGCAGCAATGGTGTCAATGATGGGGGGGAACTACAACACCTCCCTCGCCGCTGCCTCCATTGCCCTGCAAAACAGTTTTGGCATGGTCTGCGATCCTGTTGCCAACCGTGTGGAAGTTCCATGCCTTGGCAAAAATATACTTGCGGCCAGCAATGGGCTTTCTGCAGCCAACATAGCCCTGGCAGGATTTGACCATGTCGTTGATTTTGATGATGTCGTACAAACAATGGATGCTGTTGGCCGGGCAATCCCTCATGAATTGCGCTGTACAGGATTAGGAGGGCTGTCGCTCACCCCAGTATCCCAAAAACTCGATCAGAGGTTAAACTGA
- a CDS encoding GntR family transcriptional regulator — MTESAPQNGNQPEKRVRGERGLQIYQNLRREILTLALRPGKPLDETKLASKYNTSRSPVREALIRLSGEGLVLTLPNRSTLVAPFDLLLIPKYLDALSLLQRTTHYLAAIQRNTGQLEEIKKAQSHFLETLGQNDTSTIEANMEFHLSISVASCNPYFTTAYKRLLNEGMRMHHMHLEYIGWELEEKEISEHQELIDAIEGKDALRAEKLAQSHAEKFDHRFIRFLSQKLSEHIQINTH, encoded by the coding sequence ATGACAGAATCAGCTCCCCAAAATGGAAATCAGCCAGAAAAACGTGTTCGAGGAGAAAGAGGTCTTCAAATTTATCAGAACCTCAGGAGAGAGATACTCACTCTAGCTCTAAGGCCCGGCAAACCACTGGACGAGACGAAACTTGCATCCAAATACAACACCTCCAGATCACCTGTTCGAGAGGCCTTGATCAGGCTTTCAGGAGAAGGTTTGGTTTTGACCCTCCCAAATCGTTCAACTCTGGTTGCACCATTTGATCTGCTCCTTATCCCCAAATACCTCGATGCCCTGAGTCTGCTTCAACGCACCACGCACTATCTGGCTGCGATTCAGAGAAATACGGGACAACTGGAAGAGATAAAAAAGGCGCAATCGCATTTTCTCGAAACTTTAGGCCAAAACGATACCTCTACCATTGAAGCCAACATGGAGTTTCATCTTTCCATCAGTGTGGCGTCCTGCAATCCATATTTCACCACTGCCTATAAGCGCCTATTAAACGAAGGAATGCGGATGCACCACATGCACTTGGAATATATAGGGTGGGAATTGGAGGAGAAGGAAATTTCTGAACATCAGGAACTTATCGACGCAATTGAAGGCAAAGACGCTCTTCGGGCTGAAAAACTTGCACAAAGCCATGCCGAAAAGTTTGATCACCGTTTTATTCGCTTTCTTTCCCAAAAGCTTTCTGAGCATATTCAGATAAATACCCATTAA
- the dctP gene encoding TRAP transporter substrate-binding protein DctP — protein sequence MSSKFKSVVCIALASTLLAFGGSAFAKPEMVLKFAGQNASDHPASKMMEDVAKEIAEKTDGRIEVKVYPANQLGDYSLVYEEQIRGTIDMSCISVPSQFDPRMELIYINGFVGDYDDVKNVLAQDGWLFGKMNEFNERLGVKLLGFFVEGMIGTGTTKPAKDPLNPAADQGVLVRVPNMDVYKLAAEAMGYRTVTVPYSDVYQAIQTGVVDGVNGYPTAAAYTALGDVIKHWYATNYSMEILNFMISGQTWAKISAADQAVIQDILSRATISSIENAKSVDEHYMNLMKEKGIEVVTYSKEELAPMMKAVAETWPKLEKNMTKELMDEFRTELAPK from the coding sequence ATGAGTTCTAAATTCAAGTCTGTTGTTTGTATCGCCCTGGCAAGTACACTGCTTGCATTTGGTGGTTCAGCTTTCGCTAAGCCGGAGATGGTACTCAAGTTTGCCGGACAGAATGCTTCTGATCATCCAGCCAGTAAGATGATGGAAGATGTTGCGAAAGAGATTGCGGAGAAGACCGACGGCCGCATCGAGGTAAAAGTATACCCTGCTAACCAGCTTGGTGATTACAGCCTGGTATATGAAGAGCAGATTCGTGGCACCATCGATATGTCATGTATCTCTGTTCCTAGCCAGTTCGATCCACGCATGGAACTGATTTACATCAACGGTTTTGTTGGTGACTACGATGACGTGAAGAACGTTCTCGCGCAGGACGGATGGCTCTTCGGTAAAATGAATGAGTTCAACGAGAGACTTGGCGTCAAGCTTCTCGGCTTCTTCGTTGAGGGTATGATTGGTACCGGTACCACCAAGCCTGCAAAAGATCCTTTGAATCCTGCTGCTGATCAGGGCGTTCTCGTTCGTGTGCCTAACATGGATGTTTACAAACTGGCTGCAGAGGCAATGGGTTACAGAACTGTAACCGTGCCGTATTCTGACGTTTACCAGGCGATCCAGACTGGCGTTGTTGATGGCGTTAATGGTTATCCGACCGCAGCTGCTTACACCGCTCTTGGCGATGTAATCAAGCACTGGTATGCAACCAACTATTCCATGGAGATCCTCAATTTCATGATCAGCGGCCAGACCTGGGCGAAGATCAGTGCTGCAGATCAGGCAGTAATTCAGGATATCCTCTCCCGTGCTACCATCAGTAGTATTGAAAACGCTAAGAGCGTTGATGAGCATTACATGAACCTCATGAAAGAGAAAGGCATTGAGGTTGTTACTTACAGCAAGGAAGAGCTCGCTCCAATGATGAAGGCTGTTGCTGAGACTTGGCCAAAGCTTGAGAAAAACATGACCAAGGAACTCATGGACGAATTCAGAACCGAGCTCGCTCCTAAGTAA
- a CDS encoding proline dehydrogenase family protein gives MINKLISQILPFMPKKLVWLFSKEYIAGETIEEAIVNAKKLNDMGILTTIDVLGEFITTLEEAEANKQEYLEVIEKAEAAGVDGNYSLKPTFFGLLIDQEVAYQHIREVVAKAAEYDNFVRIDMEDSPCTDMSIALLRRIKAEFPKNVGLVFQSYLKRTHDDIASLKDLNSEEIPLNFRICKGIYNEPAEIAYKQYENINKHFLEDVEYMMQNKMYPAIATHDKPLVEGSLELIKKYNVPKDMYEFQMLYGVTPALRKSIVDGGHKMRVYVPFGKQWFGYCTRRLKENPAMAGVIIKALFKKG, from the coding sequence ATGATCAACAAGCTTATTTCTCAAATTTTGCCGTTTATGCCCAAAAAGTTGGTGTGGTTGTTCTCTAAGGAATACATTGCTGGTGAGACAATTGAAGAGGCGATAGTAAATGCCAAGAAACTCAATGATATGGGGATATTGACAACCATAGACGTTCTAGGTGAGTTTATTACTACCCTTGAAGAGGCTGAGGCGAACAAGCAGGAATATCTTGAAGTGATCGAAAAAGCCGAGGCCGCTGGCGTTGACGGCAACTACTCACTTAAACCTACTTTCTTTGGTCTGCTTATTGACCAGGAAGTTGCATATCAGCATATCCGTGAAGTTGTCGCCAAAGCAGCAGAATATGACAACTTCGTTCGCATTGACATGGAAGATTCTCCTTGTACCGACATGTCTATAGCATTGCTTCGCAGGATTAAAGCCGAGTTCCCCAAAAATGTAGGTCTTGTTTTTCAGTCGTATCTTAAGCGGACCCATGATGACATCGCGAGCCTTAAGGATCTCAACAGCGAGGAAATCCCGCTCAATTTCCGAATTTGCAAAGGAATTTATAACGAGCCTGCAGAAATTGCGTATAAGCAGTATGAGAACATCAACAAGCACTTCCTTGAGGATGTTGAGTACATGATGCAGAACAAAATGTATCCTGCGATTGCAACCCATGATAAGCCCCTTGTTGAAGGTTCTCTTGAGCTTATTAAAAAGTACAATGTTCCAAAAGACATGTATGAATTCCAAATGCTCTACGGCGTTACCCCTGCACTGCGTAAGTCAATTGTCGATGGGGGGCATAAAATGAGAGTTTATGTACCGTTCGGCAAGCAGTGGTTTGGATACTGTACCAGACGCCTGAAAGAGAACCCGGCAATGGCCGGCGTAATTATCAAGGCGCTGTTTAAGAAAGGATAA